In Bdellovibrio bacteriovorus, the following are encoded in one genomic region:
- the yajC gene encoding preprotein translocase subunit YajC translates to MFNGLLVSTAHAQTATGSQPSAFEMFVPFIFIFVIFYFLIIRPQSKRQKDHQKFLTEVKRGDEVVTSSGILGRIEGITDQFVTLEIADGVRVKMLRSQIATSQKAATQEEKK, encoded by the coding sequence ATGTTTAACGGACTTCTTGTATCTACAGCTCACGCGCAAACCGCGACTGGCTCTCAGCCCTCGGCCTTCGAAATGTTTGTGCCGTTTATCTTTATCTTTGTTATTTTTTACTTCCTTATTATTCGCCCCCAATCCAAACGCCAAAAAGATCATCAGAAATTTTTGACGGAAGTGAAACGTGGGGACGAGGTGGTGACTTCATCGGGCATTTTAGGCCGCATTGAAGGTATCACGGACCAATTCGTGACTTTGGAAATTGCTGACGGCGTGCGCGTGAAAATGCTTCGCAGTCAGATTGCAACATCTCAGAAAGCAGCAACACAAGAGGAAAAGAAATAA
- a CDS encoding DUF222 domain-containing protein, translating into MSLKFYSNQELIQRIEKLVRTERKITHLVLLHINEIETRKLHLDMGYDGMYSYLTKGLGFSDGAAYRRLQSARLLNQVPEVAEKIEAGTLNLSQLTQVQKCLTEASQKGVVVSAYQATRILEKIENKNGFETLKTLAAEFDIPAQSFTKLTPQKDQSVRLEVTLSEQQFAELELARSLLSHVFPDGQWSDIIGSLAERFNKKKLGGGRLQLVN; encoded by the coding sequence ATGTCTTTAAAATTTTATTCTAACCAAGAGTTAATCCAAAGAATCGAAAAGCTTGTTCGCACGGAAAGAAAAATCACACACTTGGTTTTACTTCACATCAACGAAATCGAAACACGCAAGCTGCATTTAGATATGGGTTATGATGGGATGTATTCTTATTTAACCAAAGGCTTAGGATTTTCGGATGGGGCTGCTTACAGACGTTTGCAGTCAGCAAGGCTGTTAAACCAAGTCCCCGAGGTGGCGGAAAAAATTGAAGCAGGGACTTTAAATTTATCTCAACTCACTCAAGTGCAAAAATGCCTTACAGAAGCTTCGCAAAAAGGTGTGGTCGTCAGTGCATATCAGGCAACCCGCATCTTAGAAAAGATCGAAAATAAGAACGGCTTTGAGACTTTAAAAACCTTGGCTGCAGAGTTTGATATCCCAGCTCAAAGCTTTACAAAGCTTACGCCTCAAAAAGATCAGTCTGTGCGTTTAGAAGTGACACTTTCAGAACAACAATTTGCCGAGCTGGAGTTGGCAAGAAGTCTTTTGTCCCATGTTTTCCCAGATGGCCAGTGGTCCGATATTATTGGAAGTTTAGCTGAAAGATTTAATAAGAAAAAGTTAGGTGGAGGAAGGCTTCAGTTAGTAAATTAG
- a CDS encoding DUF366 family protein yields the protein MLSQFIEKKMTYDGTQLRSLFAYLDHGLLGPSVVAFRGPCNISFDHMVDGEDLLAQAVIAGDDMLHFIIEVFDRDLFSGVALQRLFASICRDYLNPQALRALGEPGLVRDGDDIYYSDRKLSISIATKSPVSTMVHFAMNVTNKGTPVKTLSLEDIGVKPEIAAEDIMKLFKAEYLSIMAATQKVRPVP from the coding sequence ATGCTCAGCCAGTTTATCGAAAAAAAGATGACCTATGACGGAACGCAATTGCGTTCTTTATTTGCCTATCTTGATCATGGACTTTTAGGTCCTTCCGTTGTGGCGTTTCGCGGGCCTTGCAATATTTCTTTTGATCATATGGTGGACGGTGAAGATCTTTTGGCTCAGGCCGTGATCGCGGGTGATGATATGCTTCATTTCATTATTGAAGTGTTTGATCGCGATTTGTTTTCAGGTGTGGCTTTGCAAAGACTTTTTGCTTCGATCTGTCGTGATTACTTAAATCCGCAAGCGTTGCGGGCTTTGGGTGAACCCGGCCTTGTTCGTGATGGCGATGACATTTACTATTCGGATCGCAAGCTTTCTATTAGTATTGCGACGAAATCTCCGGTGTCGACGATGGTGCATTTCGCGATGAATGTGACCAACAAAGGAACACCCGTTAAAACCTTAAGCCTTGAAGATATCGGTGTTAAGCCCGAGATCGCGGCTGAAGACATCATGAAGCTGTTTAAGGCCGAATATCTTTCGATCATGGCGGCCACCCAAAAAGTGCGGCCGGTGCCTTAG
- a CDS encoding TIGR02147 family protein, which translates to MISYIDILKFEYGSRKRQNRAYSERAFARDLGVSASFLKALFQEKKHLSEARAKLVAKKLKISQNEQQEFLRVFYRTVASASKKKEGKAILKKDDISALSEWCCFVIVELVKIKQGVTSQEISAVIGISPLKTKNTLKLLVEKNMLVVKEGRFFSHLGAYEVPSMPSEAIRGYHRQMLTLAIKSLEAQTFENRDFRGLTLAIEKSRIGEAKKFLDKCVSEFERRFSAKEADAIYQLHTSFFKLNKKDF; encoded by the coding sequence ATGATTTCATATATCGACATCCTGAAATTTGAATACGGATCTCGCAAGCGTCAAAACCGCGCCTATTCAGAACGCGCTTTTGCCCGGGATCTGGGGGTGTCGGCCAGTTTCTTAAAAGCTCTTTTCCAAGAAAAAAAACACTTAAGTGAAGCGCGGGCCAAATTGGTGGCCAAAAAACTTAAGATTTCACAAAACGAACAGCAGGAATTTTTAAGGGTCTTTTATCGCACGGTGGCCTCGGCTTCCAAAAAAAAAGAAGGCAAAGCGATTCTAAAAAAAGACGACATCTCTGCTTTGTCGGAGTGGTGCTGTTTTGTGATCGTGGAATTGGTCAAGATCAAGCAAGGCGTGACGAGCCAAGAAATCTCAGCCGTGATCGGGATCTCTCCGTTAAAAACTAAAAATACCCTCAAGCTGCTAGTTGAAAAAAATATGCTTGTGGTAAAAGAAGGACGTTTCTTTAGTCATTTGGGGGCCTATGAGGTGCCCTCGATGCCTTCTGAAGCCATTCGTGGGTATCATCGCCAAATGCTCACTTTGGCCATCAAATCCCTCGAGGCTCAAACATTTGAAAATCGAGACTTCCGGGGCTTGACGTTAGCCATTGAAAAGTCTCGCATAGGCGAGGCAAAAAAATTCTTAGATAAATGTGTCAGCGAGTTTGAACGAAGATTTTCCGCTAAAGAGGCGGATGCGATCTATCAGCTCCATACAAGTTTTTTTAAGCTGAACAAAAAGGACTTCTGA
- a CDS encoding HigA family addiction module antitoxin, with the protein MKKSLEFKNPFHPGKVLLEEFLIPQELTQAQFADDVGWTKAKLNEIIKGKRGITADTALDLADALGTTPEIWMNMQSAFDLSVARKTRKKRA; encoded by the coding sequence ATGAAAAAATCTTTGGAATTTAAGAATCCGTTTCATCCGGGGAAAGTATTATTAGAAGAATTTCTGATTCCACAAGAATTGACGCAAGCGCAGTTTGCGGATGACGTGGGTTGGACAAAAGCTAAGTTAAACGAAATTATCAAGGGCAAACGTGGTATTACGGCCGACACCGCTTTAGACCTTGCTGATGCCTTAGGAACAACGCCTGAAATTTGGATGAATATGCAAAGTGCGTTTGACTTAAGTGTAGCGCGCAAAACGCGAAAAAAAAGGGCTTAG
- the secD gene encoding protein translocase subunit SecD, with protein sequence MDGLRWRSILAALGIAAALVWVVPNVVSFGENSWWPSKQKLNYGLDIQGGLHLVMGVDVDGVVRESTNRLIAALKVEMPKENVKVADIKSEKPEAGEITFVVAQASDKAAVEKFIADKHPTQLQVVSSTDTTILARYFDAYLNDYKNRVIQQAIETIRNRIDEFGVAEPSISQQGANRILVQLPGMADAEKAKQLINTTAKLDFMIVDTSMQQATLQNLVNEAEKAGNYNLQSMKYSEYVAKINEDLKGKIPEKTAVYFEKAGNVTTIDAGAIPHLLRTDTDLGGGSLDDAFVGYDQYGAPQVSLNFNAAGAAKFADLTGNNVGKQMAIVLDKIVKSAPSIRDRIAGGSAVITLGSTGDRNKSMDEAKMISTSLRAGALPASLEQLEERRVGPTLGADALHKAMMGAYAGAALIVLFMLVYYKTMGAVASLSLAVNILSLFALMTSMGFTLTLPGIAGIALTIGFAVDANVLINERIRDEIRMGHGIQVAIKEGYSRAMSAIIDANATTAATAVVLLYFGTGPVRGFAVTLLIGIITSLFANVFVSKVIVDNMVYKFNFKKIAV encoded by the coding sequence ATGGACGGACTTCGTTGGAGATCGATTCTCGCGGCTTTAGGAATCGCGGCGGCACTTGTTTGGGTGGTGCCGAATGTAGTAAGCTTTGGTGAAAACTCATGGTGGCCAAGCAAGCAAAAGCTCAACTATGGCTTGGACATTCAAGGTGGTTTGCACCTTGTAATGGGTGTTGACGTAGACGGCGTTGTTCGTGAAAGCACCAACCGCTTGATTGCGGCTTTAAAAGTTGAAATGCCGAAAGAAAACGTCAAAGTGGCTGACATCAAATCTGAAAAACCAGAAGCCGGCGAAATCACTTTCGTGGTAGCTCAAGCCTCTGATAAGGCGGCTGTTGAAAAATTCATCGCCGATAAACATCCGACGCAGTTGCAGGTTGTAAGCTCAACCGACACAACTATTTTGGCTCGCTACTTTGATGCGTATTTGAATGACTATAAAAATCGCGTTATTCAACAAGCCATCGAAACCATCCGTAATCGTATCGATGAATTCGGGGTGGCAGAGCCTTCGATTTCTCAACAAGGTGCAAACCGCATCCTAGTTCAATTACCGGGTATGGCCGATGCTGAAAAAGCAAAACAGTTGATCAATACCACGGCTAAATTGGATTTCATGATCGTGGATACTAGCATGCAGCAAGCGACTTTACAAAATCTAGTCAACGAAGCTGAAAAAGCCGGGAACTATAATTTGCAGTCAATGAAGTATTCGGAGTACGTCGCGAAGATCAACGAAGATCTTAAAGGCAAAATCCCTGAAAAAACCGCTGTGTACTTTGAAAAAGCGGGCAACGTAACGACTATCGATGCGGGGGCCATTCCTCATTTACTTAGAACAGACACGGATCTTGGTGGGGGCTCTTTGGATGACGCCTTTGTTGGGTATGACCAATACGGCGCCCCTCAAGTGTCACTGAACTTCAACGCCGCTGGCGCAGCGAAGTTTGCCGACCTAACAGGTAACAACGTGGGTAAGCAAATGGCGATCGTTTTGGATAAAATCGTCAAATCAGCACCCAGCATCCGTGATCGTATTGCGGGTGGCAGTGCGGTGATCACTTTGGGTTCTACCGGTGATCGTAATAAGAGCATGGATGAAGCAAAGATGATTTCAACATCTCTTCGTGCGGGGGCCTTGCCAGCGTCTTTAGAGCAGCTTGAAGAGCGTCGTGTAGGTCCTACATTGGGAGCAGATGCTTTACATAAAGCGATGATGGGGGCTTATGCCGGGGCGGCTTTGATCGTTCTTTTCATGCTTGTCTATTATAAGACCATGGGTGCGGTGGCTTCTCTTTCACTAGCGGTGAACATTTTGTCACTTTTTGCTTTGATGACTTCAATGGGTTTCACACTGACATTGCCAGGTATTGCGGGTATCGCTTTGACAATTGGTTTTGCGGTCGATGCGAACGTTCTTATTAATGAACGTATTCGTGACGAAATTCGTATGGGCCATGGCATCCAAGTGGCGATCAAAGAAGGATACAGCCGTGCGATGTCGGCGATCATCGACGCCAATGCAACGACAGCCGCTACCGCCGTGGTTTTATTGTACTTCGGTACAGGCCCGGTGCGTGGTTTCGCCGTTACATTGTTAATCGGTATCATCACATCGTTGTTTGCGAACGTGTTTGTGTCCAAAGTTATCGTGGATAACATGGTCTACAAATTTAACTTTAAAAAAATTGCTGTATAG
- the secF gene encoding protein translocase subunit SecF, with protein sequence MSVFNENSYGRFDFVGKAWLFGGISLILTVASLIYLAVAGLNYGIDFKGGTEIQVKFDQGVTIEQVRDTVTSLNLGDVGVQSFGEGNEYIIRFQGREGATDKETNEILNKDLTVIRESITKTFAASNPDIRRVDTVGPQVGAELKRNGLLAVFYCLLVILIYVALRFDYKYAPGAVLCLFHDAVITLAVFNLVGKEVNVAILAAIMTLIGFSLNDTIVVFDRIREVEGHSTDKGSKFIINRSINEMLIRTLITSGSTFVSAICLYIFADGTVEDIAFAISVGVFFGTYSSIYVAAPLVMAMEKLGAMRKSATKAARA encoded by the coding sequence ATGAGCGTATTTAACGAAAACTCATATGGACGTTTTGATTTCGTAGGTAAAGCGTGGCTTTTCGGCGGAATCTCTTTAATTTTGACAGTGGCTTCTTTGATTTACCTTGCAGTCGCGGGTTTGAATTATGGTATCGACTTTAAAGGTGGTACCGAGATTCAGGTGAAGTTTGATCAGGGTGTGACGATTGAACAGGTTCGTGACACGGTGACTTCTTTAAATCTTGGAGATGTTGGCGTGCAATCTTTCGGTGAGGGAAATGAATACATCATTCGTTTCCAAGGTCGTGAAGGTGCCACGGATAAAGAAACCAATGAAATCCTAAATAAAGACTTAACTGTCATTCGTGAATCTATCACGAAAACTTTTGCGGCGAGCAATCCGGACATCCGCCGTGTTGACACCGTCGGACCTCAAGTGGGGGCGGAACTAAAACGTAACGGTTTACTAGCGGTATTTTACTGCTTGCTAGTGATCTTGATCTACGTTGCTTTGCGCTTTGACTATAAATATGCGCCGGGCGCGGTTCTTTGCTTATTCCATGATGCGGTTATCACATTGGCCGTTTTCAACTTGGTGGGTAAAGAAGTGAATGTGGCCATCTTGGCTGCGATCATGACGTTGATTGGTTTCTCTTTAAATGACACCATCGTCGTATTTGACCGTATCCGTGAGGTTGAAGGCCATTCAACCGACAAAGGGTCAAAGTTTATCATTAACAGATCTATCAATGAGATGTTGATTCGTACTTTGATCACTTCAGGTTCCACATTCGTTTCTGCAATCTGCTTGTACATCTTTGCTGATGGCACAGTTGAAGACATCGCCTTTGCGATCAGCGTGGGTGTGTTCTTCGGTACTTATTCTTCTATTTACGTAGCCGCTCCGCTGGTTATGGCGATGGAAAAATTGGGTGCCATGAGAAAGTCTGCGACTAAAGCAGCTAGAGCTTAA
- the recJ gene encoding single-stranded-DNA-specific exonuclease RecJ, translated as MNPLWKSRESAGEVQAPSQVGGGWPSLIGKILAARGFEDSGNVEKLLFPKLADLKDPLLMKGMSQALERLGQAYLNNEKICIYADFDLDGTSGLALLKTGMLALGFPRVQHYQPKRLSEGYGFHVAAVEELHRQGVTVIITVDVGITAHAAVSRAKELGIDVILTDHHLPADSIPDAYVVVNPNQGDCLSDLGYLCGAGVAFYLLRGLKRYFQDHPQLPKNNWDLKEVLDYFTIGTLTDMVPLVDDNRVLVKHGLLRLADTKRAGLRALLEELDLVDRPLTSQDVAIRFAPKLNALSRMESGILPVDIFLLEDQSQARDMVRQVMKNNSTRVQLQNDAEVEAQELLKEWPHKDFVFVASKNFHRGVVGLIATKLTQVFNKPAFVGSVGDDGMIVGSARLPQGQEACLVTAMSGSQDILSRFGGHSAAAGFEIAETRVPQFITQLSQHFSDLREKPKPLEIFYDVEAKLAEVSSGLMKWYDFVGPFGVGFNIPLIHFSRVQVLSKRELKGGHLRLKIADGDGQGGTEALLFTPTPRQAATLQDIPGFYDILGELQWNYFAGQKTIQILIRDLKAAP; from the coding sequence ATGAACCCTTTATGGAAGTCGCGCGAATCAGCCGGAGAAGTCCAGGCTCCTTCTCAAGTGGGAGGAGGGTGGCCCTCTCTGATCGGAAAGATTCTTGCGGCCCGGGGGTTTGAAGACTCGGGGAATGTAGAAAAACTTCTCTTCCCCAAGCTCGCGGACTTGAAAGATCCTCTTTTGATGAAGGGGATGTCTCAAGCTCTTGAGCGCCTGGGTCAGGCGTATTTGAATAACGAAAAAATCTGCATCTATGCCGACTTCGATTTAGACGGAACATCAGGTCTAGCTCTTTTGAAGACGGGGATGCTTGCTTTGGGATTCCCTCGCGTTCAGCATTACCAACCCAAACGCTTGTCCGAAGGTTACGGTTTTCACGTGGCCGCGGTGGAAGAACTTCATCGTCAAGGGGTGACGGTTATTATCACGGTCGATGTCGGGATCACCGCCCATGCGGCCGTTTCAAGAGCTAAGGAATTAGGCATTGATGTCATCTTAACGGATCACCATTTGCCGGCGGATTCTATTCCGGACGCTTATGTTGTCGTGAACCCCAATCAAGGGGATTGCCTTTCGGATTTGGGATACCTCTGTGGCGCAGGTGTGGCCTTCTATCTTCTTCGTGGTTTAAAACGTTACTTTCAAGACCACCCACAACTGCCTAAAAATAATTGGGATTTAAAAGAAGTTTTAGATTATTTCACCATCGGTACTTTGACTGATATGGTGCCCTTGGTGGACGACAATCGTGTCTTAGTTAAGCACGGATTATTAAGGCTGGCTGACACCAAGCGTGCCGGACTTCGAGCTTTACTTGAAGAGTTGGATTTGGTGGATCGCCCCTTAACCAGTCAAGATGTGGCGATTCGTTTTGCGCCAAAATTAAACGCTCTTTCGCGCATGGAATCCGGCATTTTGCCGGTGGATATTTTCTTACTTGAAGATCAATCCCAAGCTCGCGATATGGTTCGTCAGGTGATGAAGAACAACTCCACCCGCGTGCAATTGCAAAACGATGCGGAAGTGGAAGCTCAAGAATTACTTAAAGAGTGGCCTCATAAAGACTTTGTTTTCGTGGCTTCTAAAAATTTCCATCGCGGGGTCGTGGGCTTGATTGCGACAAAGCTCACCCAAGTGTTCAATAAGCCGGCCTTTGTGGGTTCCGTCGGCGATGACGGCATGATTGTGGGCAGTGCGCGTTTACCGCAAGGACAAGAAGCGTGTTTGGTGACGGCGATGTCGGGATCCCAAGACATTTTAAGTCGTTTCGGGGGACATTCGGCGGCAGCGGGTTTTGAAATTGCTGAAACGCGGGTGCCACAGTTTATTACGCAGCTTTCTCAGCATTTTTCGGATTTGCGTGAAAAGCCCAAACCTTTAGAAATCTTCTATGATGTTGAGGCGAAACTGGCCGAAGTCAGCTCTGGACTTATGAAGTGGTATGACTTTGTCGGTCCTTTCGGCGTGGGTTTTAATATTCCGCTGATTCATTTTTCCCGGGTCCAAGTTCTTTCAAAACGAGAATTAAAAGGCGGCCACTTGCGTTTAAAAATTGCCGATGGCGATGGGCAGGGGGGCACAGAAGCATTGCTCTTTACACCGACTCCTCGTCAAGCAGCCACCTTGCAAGACATCCCGGGTTTTTATGATATTTTGGGTGAATTGCAGTGGAATTATTTTGCCGGACAGAAAACCATTCAAATCCTTATTCGTGATTTAAAGGCGGCTCCATGA
- a CDS encoding trypsin-like serine protease — MSKKVMAAILGLLISGCTSSSVRNPAMIGGSQVRAKSGVFLGDCSGTMIAPHIILTAGHCVYSYKESRELGPLLHKGREILINSFDGPDEKNIKRTFIVEIDRTEVHPSWKIALKNPQKSADVAADAPTVSDVGLVFLKQKLPVETAVLPGPDLLDQMPSDVIGFAVLGAGCTRRGDDFSAGAMKGALYNRASVKSHKVLVAPQDAITEAPAGPCKKDSGGGAFLLDKSAKNFESGPVVGVSSIMAGTAEDAMREAPTAFYIARIDRKDVLEWIQSKMKGKAPKETAPSL; from the coding sequence ATGTCTAAAAAAGTAATGGCAGCGATTTTAGGACTTTTGATTTCTGGCTGTACAAGCTCTTCCGTCAGAAATCCGGCGATGATCGGTGGATCTCAGGTCCGAGCTAAATCGGGTGTGTTTTTAGGGGATTGCTCGGGGACCATGATTGCGCCGCACATAATTCTGACGGCCGGTCACTGCGTTTATAGCTATAAGGAATCCCGAGAGCTCGGCCCCCTTCTTCACAAAGGCCGTGAAATCCTTATTAACAGTTTCGATGGCCCGGATGAGAAAAATATCAAGCGAACTTTCATCGTAGAAATTGACCGCACCGAAGTTCATCCTTCTTGGAAAATCGCGCTTAAGAATCCTCAGAAAAGTGCGGACGTCGCCGCTGACGCTCCCACCGTCAGCGATGTGGGGCTTGTTTTTCTTAAACAAAAACTCCCCGTTGAAACCGCCGTGCTGCCGGGGCCTGATCTTTTGGATCAAATGCCTTCGGACGTGATTGGTTTTGCGGTTCTTGGTGCGGGCTGCACTCGACGTGGCGATGACTTTTCTGCCGGAGCCATGAAGGGGGCACTTTATAATCGGGCATCAGTAAAGTCTCATAAAGTTTTGGTCGCTCCCCAGGACGCCATCACCGAAGCACCCGCAGGTCCTTGCAAAAAAGATTCTGGTGGGGGAGCTTTTCTATTAGATAAATCAGCAAAAAATTTCGAATCAGGGCCTGTTGTCGGTGTCTCAAGTATTATGGCGGGCACGGCTGAAGATGCGATGAGGGAAGCTCCCACGGCATTTTATATTGCTCGGATTGATAGAAAAGATGTTTTAGAGTGGATACAGTCCAAGATGAAGGGCAAAGCTCCTAAAGAAACGGCGCCCAGCCTTTAG
- the queC gene encoding 7-cyano-7-deazaguanine synthase QueC, with product MSSRSKKVVVLLSAGLDSTVNIYEAIKHRHEVVLALTFNYGQRAAVKEIECSAKIAKHLNVPHKVIDLPWFKDFNRSSLIVESEKVPTGKDVEIDNLEKSQDTKKSVWVPNRNGIFLNIAAAFAESLNATSVIPGFNAEEAVTFPDNTKEFMDKATQSLHYSTSNHVTVGCYTIHMKKPDMVRLGQGLKIPWEMSWPCYFTGDKWCGECESCQRAKRAFASANVDVKHLFKEA from the coding sequence ATGAGTTCGCGCTCTAAAAAAGTCGTTGTTCTTTTATCCGCCGGGCTTGATTCCACGGTGAATATTTATGAAGCCATCAAGCATCGCCATGAAGTGGTTTTAGCTTTGACGTTTAATTACGGACAAAGAGCCGCCGTGAAAGAAATCGAATGTTCGGCAAAGATCGCTAAGCACTTAAACGTGCCTCACAAAGTGATCGATCTGCCATGGTTTAAAGATTTTAATCGTTCGTCTTTGATCGTTGAATCAGAAAAGGTTCCGACCGGTAAAGACGTTGAGATTGATAATTTAGAAAAATCCCAAGACACCAAAAAATCCGTGTGGGTGCCGAATCGTAACGGCATCTTTTTAAATATCGCTGCCGCTTTTGCGGAAAGCCTGAATGCCACTTCGGTGATTCCGGGATTTAACGCCGAAGAAGCCGTGACTTTTCCGGATAACACCAAAGAGTTCATGGATAAGGCGACGCAAAGTTTGCATTATTCCACCAGCAATCATGTGACCGTGGGTTGTTACACCATCCACATGAAAAAGCCCGACATGGTTCGTTTAGGACAAGGCCTTAAAATCCCTTGGGAGATGAGCTGGCCTTGTTACTTCACCGGAGACAAATGGTGTGGGGAGTGTGAATCTTGTCAGCGCGCCAAGCGTGCTTTTGCCTCTGCCAATGTGGATGTAAAACATCTGTTTAAGGAAGCCTAA
- a CDS encoding TIGR02147 family protein translates to MSNYIELLKNEYQARKSQNKAYSERAFARQLGLSASFLKMLFQGQRHLSKIRAASVLKRLPWDEERKNQFLSSVYELTSQTQKRPRGKAILNMEKWSELPWYYFAIVEAFKLHGGNRAPREVQNSLEISDQDFHTALEQLTLLGLLKAHDRGSYTPAKNYEVDPALGPALESYHQQLLDRANKALQTTPAYSRDFRGVTLAFNKSRTVEAKAFIKRFHEAFEDHFRSDEADAVYQLSTSFFRMDKK, encoded by the coding sequence GTGAGCAATTATATCGAACTTTTAAAAAATGAATATCAAGCCAGAAAATCGCAGAATAAGGCTTATTCTGAAAGGGCCTTTGCTCGCCAACTGGGACTTTCGGCAAGCTTTTTAAAAATGCTTTTCCAAGGCCAGCGCCATCTTAGCAAAATCCGGGCGGCTTCTGTGCTTAAACGTCTTCCGTGGGATGAAGAGCGTAAGAATCAATTTCTATCTTCCGTTTACGAACTGACATCGCAAACACAGAAACGTCCCCGCGGAAAAGCGATCCTGAATATGGAAAAGTGGTCCGAGCTCCCCTGGTATTATTTCGCGATAGTTGAGGCTTTTAAACTTCACGGGGGAAATAGAGCCCCACGCGAAGTGCAAAACAGTTTAGAAATTTCGGATCAAGATTTTCACACGGCTCTTGAGCAGCTGACCTTGTTAGGCCTTTTAAAGGCTCATGACCGCGGCTCCTATACGCCGGCAAAAAATTACGAAGTCGATCCCGCGCTGGGGCCCGCCTTAGAATCGTACCATCAACAATTGTTAGATCGTGCGAATAAAGCCCTTCAAACCACCCCCGCTTATTCCCGGGATTTTCGTGGCGTGACCCTGGCTTTTAATAAATCAAGGACGGTCGAAGCCAAGGCCTTTATCAAAAGATTTCATGAGGCCTTTGAAGATCACTTTCGCAGCGACGAGGCGGACGCCGTTTACCAACTGTCGACGTCTTTTTTTAGAATGGATAAAAAATAA